The genomic stretch TTACCTTTGCCAGCTTGGCATCTACCGGTCGCGACATTAAATTCGATATGGGACGTATCGAAGGCTATCGCAATTTCTGTAACAAGCTGTGGAATGCCACCCGCTACGTGATGATGAACTGCGAGGGTCAAAGCATCGCCAGAGATGATAGCAAAGCCTCCATCGCCGATCGCTGGATGCAAAGTGTGTTACGCAACTGTGTCGAGCAAACCAACGATCAGATCGGTAAGTATCGCTTCGACCATGCCGCGCAAGGGATTTATTCCATGGTGTGGGATGAGTACTGCGACTGGTATCTCGAATTAACCAAGCCACTGCTGAACAATGATGACATTGATGAAGCTAGCAAAGCCCATACCCGTTACACGCTGTTGTCCGTATTAGAAAATATATTGCGCTTACTTCATCCCATCACACCGTTTATTACCGAAGAACTGTGGCAGCGTATCGCGCCATTGTTAAACATTGATGGCGAAACCATTATGTTGCAACGCTATCCGCAACCGGATGATTTCGTTAATGAGCAACAAGCTGTTAACGAAATTGACTGGATCAAGGCCTTTGTTCTAGGCATACGTAAAATCCGCAGTGGCTACAATATCTCGCCCGCAAAACGTCTCAGCATACTGCTGCAAGACGGGGGCGAACAAGACCAACAGTATCTCACCAAACATAAACCTTTCTTGATTAGCCTCGCCAAGCTAGAAAAAATTAGCTGGCTTAATGTAGGTGATAATTCACCTGAATCTGCTACTGCATTAGTCGGGCAGATGAAAGTCTTAATCCCTATGGCAGGTTTAATTGACAAAGACGCCGAACTTAAACGCCTTAATAAAGAGATAGAAAAAACAAACTCAATTTATCACGCGCTCAACAAGAAACTCGCCAACCCAGGCTTCACCGGAAAAGCGCCCGCAGCCGTAGTTGAAAAAGAACGCGCACGTTTAATTGAATTACATACAACACTTGATAGCCTAAACACGCAGTTAGAAACGATTAAGAATTTATAATCATATTCACCTGGTTTTATTCGGCGCAGCGCACTATCGGCTTTCAAAAACCGGCTCTTACGCCGCCGTGATAGCCGCCCTACTTTCGCTTGATTTAGCTCAACAGGTTTGCTCGTCTCTTTGACGTTTTTTCTTGTGCTTGAAGATCTCATTTCAATGCCAGAAGTTGCTCTTTTAATCATTTAATGTCGACTTTTCTGATTACTAAATTGACATTTTTCACTATCAAAATTCCACCCTATCTAAACATTAAGTCAACGTTTATAAAAACAGAAGCATAGGAAAGTATAAGCACAATCAATATGTCCAGAATGACAGGCATCACGATTACAAGCACCCTACTTTGGCTTTTCTGTTCAAGGTTTGGACCCTACTCAAACAACCAGACATTTAACCTGAATTTTTTCTTCACCAAATTCTATTGTATCGCCTGAAACAATTTTTTTTCTCTTTCTGGTTTCTATTTTTTCATTAACCAAAACTTTGCCATCAGCAATAACTCGCTTCGCTTCGGCACCACTGGATGCCATGCCTTCAAATTTGAGAATTTTATAAAGCTCGACTGGCTCTTTAGAAATTTCAACTTCTCTCATTCTATCAATAACTCACGGTTGGCTTACGGTATCCTATAATACCCATGAAGAATTTAATATTTATGCTTACACACATTCATCGATAAAAAATAAAGGTCAATATACGCTATATGCTCTATTGCACCGCAATTTTCTGAACCAATGTGTGACACTCTCCAGGTTCAAGTACACGCACATCATCCGCCGCATTAGCCGATTCGATACACACCATTGATCGATAGCCATCATCATTAAAATCTGCCATAGCTTTAGCATTCCTCATCCAGGGATTCCACACAATAGTTGAGGCGCCACCCTCTTTGCTGATAACGATTTTTCGCTTTAATACTGGGTCATCAATAACACAATCATCCATGGTTTGGAGATAAACTCTATCGACCTCGCCAGCGATATTGATATCACCTTGCTGACTTTTCAATGCATAATTATCAGGTTTATCGAGATATTCACAGCCATCGAGGCCACTAACACGTATCACACTGCTATCACCGACAGTAAAATACGTATGAAAAGCCGCGCCTAACTCAATTGACTCAGAACCTGTATTCATCGCGGTTAATGCTAACTGTAGTTGTATGCCAACAGTGACCGCTAACACCAATTCAAAGGGGTGTGGCCACAGTGAGCTAGCGCCGTCACCTTGCAAACCTAAACATAGGCGTGTACTCCCATCTGGAAACGACTCGCTTGCTATAACAGA from Gammaproteobacteria bacterium encodes the following:
- a CDS encoding RNA-binding S4 domain-containing protein, translated to MREVEISKEPVELYKILKFEGMASSGAEAKRVIADGKVLVNEKIETRKRKKIVSGDTIEFGEEKIQVKCLVV
- a CDS encoding D-hexose-6-phosphate mutarotase → ADAEIYLHGGHLTHFQPKNTPAVIWMSEQALFTKDKAIRGGIPICWPWFGPHTTDSSLPQHGFARNSEWSVIASESFPDGSTRLCLGLQGDGASSLWPHPFELVLAVTVGIQLQLALTAMNTGSESIELGAAFHTYFTVGDSSVIRVSGLDGCEYLDKPDNYALKSQQGDINIAGEVDRVYLQTMDDCVIDDPVLKRKIVISKEGGASTIVWNPWMRNAKAMADFNDDGYRSMVCIESANAADDVRVLEPGECHTLVQKIAVQ